From the genome of Rhinoderma darwinii isolate aRhiDar2 chromosome 1, aRhiDar2.hap1, whole genome shotgun sequence:
tctgtccactccatccttcacagtccacccttttatcattattttcttcatttcttaacctaagtgtgtccgtgctctgggaaaggggagtaaaaggattttttcaccagtttgagacgagcctcccctattaggagacccccctttgtagctggacttaaagagtcggtgcacaccctacactatctattcatcttcagaacaatagtctcgataaagggtggttgttttcatggatggagttggtaaaagtccttcaatttctgaagaaaacataaaagtgggagttacttcagttatagttttagtcattaatttctttatacatggtaatacacaacaagcaataactgcgaaaagtactagaaaaattaagattacaatcccaatttgggccagaattttctgccatccggttaaccatgagaagtacatgggtctgtgaaacctgaatttcgttttaattcctcggataaagaaacaatctgtttgattgccatggttactttgccgtttggtcctgtcttatctggaataaaagtacaacaggtagtacctatcatggcacaaacgcctcctttttctgctagtatcatatcaagggccatacggttctggaaagtcatagtagatgtgggtcctaactggtcagctagaccttgtaaagcgtccctagtatagttaacaaaccgttgctggttgtaatagatataatttatccaatctacatttttgttaactgtgatcatagggattaatgattcaaatccagctgctacctgatcccgggccttgaattcatctgggaccccccttgggactcctatagcatctatatacacatgggggtcaaaacttcctttcagatctcttttttcccttgtaaatatgtgactattttgagtggtggtctcttgggtctcagagagtatatgaaaaggcatgatcgctttcgccagggtgcattctcccttccagttcccttcgatccgccgaactgtttctaactgtataccattcaatactcctaatcccgttcctacccctcctaatagcgggtcataccattctcttttttgtctatgacagctgggggattcagggaaggaaatattgaagtgtacattctttttctgctgttgggttacagcgctcttacaagtgtgtgggattctttccagactttgtactgttatatgtggcttaaaactatctcttaaaattattatcaagaatacaaaatatcttctatttcttatttggctattattcatacataatataatcccatcagtttcttttattacaatcgtagagttgagcctctccttgttgcatctttcataagtcttatttatcatttcgtgacagctatttttactggttgtatatttctgtagatactgtaaatctggttcataacaacaaaacaatagCCCCggtgtctcttcttgtatgctaatgttggctgttttgtctatgtgaaggtacacagtccctccatgtggtccttttttccaagtcccttcggttgtagtcacatttgtagtataacacggggcattggccttacaggtgtagttaccctgctttctatcactgtggcattcacccaccctgtcctgaactgttccagtgattctgtactgattacgtgtacaggagtagcagttctgcctttttgtataagagcacacgcaacaaccgccgcaacaaccgcaaagatcttcattcttctggctgaagaacctttttacaatgactggcgtgaatccagcttgcctttccttcgagcttcactgaggtgcttgtaacgagtaagacttgaaaaggaccatcaaaccgtggctcaaggctcttcctcacgtgtcttttgacaatgacccaatctcctggttctagcttatacgtcccttcaactgaatcaggacctggaatggaagcaaagacttgtgcatgcaccttggtcaattgtttgttcagcgttgatacataatctgttagtctaccatactgcatttggagcacctgtggaaaataacatcctaatctgggagccgacccaaataagatctcatatgggctgagacctgttctttttgtgggcgtgtatcttactgagaacaaggctaatggtagacactcggtccatggtttcccgttttctaccattgctttttggattttcaatttgagagtcccatttagtctctcaaccttcccactgctttgtggatggtatggtgtatgtagggcttgacttatgcctagagctgacaacacatggttcatgatttcacccgtaaaatgagttcctctgtcgctctcgatcacctctggaactccatatctgcacaccacctcgttgatcagtttctttgctgtggctacggctgtagctttggttactggaaaagcttctggccatcctgaaaagagatcaatacaaacaagcacatactcataggtaccaactttgggtagttgaatatagtctatctgcagtctctggaacggatatataggtctgggtgtgtgcttctgtggtacttttacagttcttccaatattatgtattgcacagatcatgcatccttgtgtaaaactgctggccatcacactaaaccctggggcataccacaccttgtttaccaagtccatcattgccgtttttggtgagtcgctccatgtgttatttgggccatcattgggaacattgtcttaggcaggcacagtttattctggcattgccagaggccatcttttcgtagcgttgctccttgggccgtccacttgtctttttcttcttttgttgcttgtccttgaagtttttgccgtagttccgggcttacagctggtcttgtttcctctggatcttttatctgacatacggctgctaacacgggtagcttctgtgatgcttgcttttgcggcttggtctgccaaagcatttccttttgtctctggtgaactcaccttggtgtgagcttttaatgtttactactgctacttctgtgggtaacatcagggtctccatcaagtattttacaaagtctgcattctttacaggtgtacctgcagaggtcaaaaactgtctagccttctacatgttggcatgctgctgccagggccttaagctccgcttcttgtgctgagcgggacgctggtaaggaggctgcttctaggactacatcttcggtggttactgcatatcctgtaagaaaagatccttctacaaaataccttgaaccatccacaaagagtatttaggtctgggttttggagtggggtatcttttacatgtgcgaaccccactgtttcctgggccataagggccatacaatcatgttcatcagtttcagacaaaaattgtgaccatactttacctacgtcttctcccccttgctccaaaggcagtaaggtagctgcgttcaatgtagtacagcggtgtaaaataacctgctcagaaaaaagaagtgcacaaattaatctcaaatgtcttgctgttgacaagtgctttagctgtacttgagtaaaaatagcagtaatatcatgtggtgcaaaaacttggactggaaatgccaggaccaaatctgaggccttgtttaacattgaatttacagcaatgatagctctcacacatgatggggaacctcgggccacagggtctagtctagctgaataatatgctaccgggcgctgctgtggtccatgactttgtgtgagaactgcagtggcatgtccattttgttcagtacagtacaaagtatatgcttgcgtagaggtactccatggattggtgtcacaagccgctaccaaacacaactcctcctcattcagttgataatccagaatactttgagaatctcacttttatcaggttctgcaaatacttgattaatacaaaaacaaataaaaataaaacatccctaaaaactttacatcaaattaacaatgtccagacaagttttgttttgccttctccctcatctaaatccataaagactcgtgtgagtgatgtcacatcctcctgtgtaactttgctggagggggatggtctcttacacataaaccaaaattgtacctgatcagttccttcacccttcccccctttgtgaactctgcgagagtgatgtagcagagttcaaaactacatctcaacataacactaatttaaccccctgtaatgtacaacagcctgaaacaaaaatgactttttcctgacaaacatgttatctttacaatgacataatttctatgtgaaatcaaaaataaaacaattgtagttagttattcaataaaacagaaaatattatctctgatcacattaattactgcaaaccaataaacagtatataaaaatagggaacggtgggggcacatacattttcaaacccccgtgtctcaccgtatctgtagtttaatacatctgaattaacatcaaaacacatgaaatctgatcacatcataacacataaatatcgtaacttttataaccaacagcgcttgcgcaaaagagaagaaatgtatttaggtttgtagacattactgatatatatatatctcagcagtgcatattgagatccctttgtctcatcagccctgcagactgcacccagtcagcccccctcctcctcctcccaaacacagcacactttaggggggagggagggaggtcacacactcatttctcataacttctcacaatcttaacactttcaatgccggcaaaacaacatacgtatctgcaatcattcatcacaccattgtacaggaattatctacgttaatgtttaacagtacaatctgacggccaccatctctatattatgattacgtgttgtttcatcagtgaactagactggaacttctgtaaatagaaaaaacactacaaatgacaaaattaacaaggtgattatttcatactgatttggttgggccgggcgtggccacatcctccggagggggcttataaaatccaccttcttgtgtgagtaccggatataacggaacaacaggtttaggtgtaccaagatggcctcctggggcggggagtggtgccgaaggcgtggcatatatgggaggatcggggcgtggaaagtgacatgatacacaatattcaacttggggcgggttctgttgaccacaactgggacactcccacgcagttagaattccaccgtcgccattatagggcggtggctggacacattctttgtaatacacatatttgatgattttaccctttctgtctcgtatttcttgctcagtaaacttgtctttagttatggctatggctgttctttgccaagctaatgcttcatctaactttccttcgtcacttaatcttcccttgttttccctaagagctgcagcccattctcctGGGTGTAaccttccatctataaatatgccacatatgtgcataactttcttactattttctacattcttcttgccttctcttttttctactatctcttttgcggttaatgaaccacattcctttgcctgtctctttttt
Proteins encoded in this window:
- the LOC142661716 gene encoding endogenous retrovirus group 3 member 1 Env polyprotein-like translates to MINKTYERCNKERLNSTIVIKETDGIILCMNNSQIRNRRYFVFLIIILRDSFKPHITVQSLERIPHTCKSAVTQQQKKNVHFNISFPESPSCHRQKREWYDPLLGGVGTGLGVLNGIQLETVRRIEGNWKGECTLAKAIMPFHILSETQETTTQNSHIFTREKRDLKGSFDPHVYIDAIGVPRGVPDEFKARDQVAAGFESLIPMITVNKNVDWINYIYYNQQRFVNYTRDALQGLADQLGPTSTMTFQNRMALDMILAEKGGVCAMIGTTCCTFIPDKTGPNGKVTMAIKQIVSLSEELKRNSGFTDPCTSHG